The following proteins are encoded in a genomic region of Marasmius oreades isolate 03SP1 chromosome 10, whole genome shotgun sequence:
- the ATO1_1 gene encoding Accumulation of dyads protein 2 (antiSMASH:Cluster_10.3), whose protein sequence is MASTTTRTSGYVREKYTPPIIHSFTLPDHSSVRTTEFDGVIGVDLPSLSIHFEHSQRSLRTSPHGIVNDDRAVSSPAVVMKPKEPSELTIADVWISLYAFWIHRSQLEVHPLILADSTSLKNIDEVLTYLTHSGLAFVPPDAQSPHELLIIRASFWQGAGAPTHLHWLRTPIPSPSLSLLNPFPFTQSFTRSEHVLTTHPLRPPKPAPGSVIYSRYIHQVGEHLTLTHIDASNPDHFASYAKWQNSDRVNVGWREKGPDDKHRVFLANRLADKHIMGFIVAWNGELAGYGEMTWAKEDLMGTYVGGLGDYDQGTHLLIGEEKFRGRQRFTAVMTSMKHACFLRDPRTEVVVGEPRADLPIVPMLIAYLPQELNREFELPHKRGVYFALRRERFFQAAMLD, encoded by the exons ATGGCATCCACTACCACCAGAACCTCAGGCTACGTTCGAGAAAAATACACCCCACCCATCATTCACTCATTCACTCTTCCAGACCATTCCTCTGTTCGTACCACAGAATTCGACGGCGTTATTGGGGTCGACTTGCCTTCCCTTTCAATTCACTTTGAACACTCCCAAAGGTCCCTCAGAACAAGCCCACATGGGATCGTTAACGATGATAGGGCTGTATCATCTCCCGCTGTTGTCATGAAACCCAAAGAGCCTTCTGAATTAACTATTGCAGATGTCTGGATATCGCTTTACGCGTTTTGGATTCATCGATCGCAACTCGAAGTTCACCCGCTCATCCTGGCCGATTCCACTTCTCTCAAAAACATCGATGAAGTTTTAACCTATCTCACACATTCCGGACTTGCATTCGTGCCGCCAGACGCACAGTCTCCACACGAACTTCTGATCATTCGAGCATCCTTCTGGCAAGGAGCTGGTGCACCGACACATCTCCACTGGCTTCGTACCccaattccatctcccagcCTGAGTCTCCTCAATCCATTCCCATTCACTCAGTCTTTCACTCGTTCAGAACACGTTCTGACCACTCATCCCTTGCGGCCGCCTAAACCTGCTCCCGGATCCGTCATCTACTCCAGGTACATTCACCAAGTAGGCGAACACCTCACACTCACCCATATCGACGCGTCCAACCCCGATCATTTTGCTTCCTACGCCAAATGGCAAAACTCCGATCGTGTTAATGTAGGATGGCGCGAGAAAGGCCCTGATGATAAACACAGAGTTTTCCTTGCTAATCGTCTGGCAGATAAACACATCATGGGATTTATCGTTGCTTGGAACGGCGAATTGGCAGGATATGGTGAAATGACCTGGGCTAAAGAAGACCTGATGGGAACATATGTTGGTGGTCTTGGGGACTATGATCAGGGCACGCACTTGCTGATTGGTGAGGAGAAGTTCAGAGGACGCCAACGGT TCACTGCTGTGATGACCTCGATGAAGCACGCATGCTTCCTCCGAGATCCTAGGACAGAGGTCGTTGTTGGGGAGCCTCGCGCCGATTTACCAATTGTTCCAATGCTCATTGCATACCTTCCGCAAGAATTGAACAGG GAATTCGAGCTCCCTCATAAACGCGGAGTGTATTTTGCTTTACGCAGGGAAAGATTCTTCCAAGCTGCCATGCTTGATTGA
- a CDS encoding uncharacterized protein (antiSMASH:Cluster_10.3), which produces MLSASPNCSLFRLADVVDEVAVPLTSYSSIAYLKDELTLDVPILMITTPDEEGAVASMTYLNDDYVYDDEFDFVDSESDSDSDNNVFSEIDSDSDSEYDEEESMDVNFIVDQYFNSSEADIEEEKDDDLSSILDQFPAVPKSESEDDSLSSILDQFPKVPLSVCLVDEELGESLMLSKGWSTLIESLEAESKANEYRKSEKGEAWWTGAAVSQGAQVKSEKARKFKCNDGEAWWKF; this is translated from the exons ATGCTTTCTGCTAGCCCTAACTGCTCCCTTTTCCGTCTCGCCGACGTTGTTGATGAGGTCGCGGTACCACTAACCTCCTATTCTAGCATCGCCTACCTCAAGGATGAGCTTACACTCGACGTTCCGATCCTCATGATCACCACCCCAGACGAAGAGGGTGCCGTGGCAAGT ATGACCTACCTCAATGATGACTACGTCTACGACGACGAGTTTGACTTTGTGGACAGCGAATCCGACTCCGATTCTGACAACAATGTTTTCAGCGAAATTGATTCTGATAGCGACAGCGAgtacgacgaagaggaatcGATGGACGTCAACTTCATTGTCGACCAGTACTTCAACTCTTCCGAAGCTGACatcgaagaagagaaagacgaCGACCTCTCATCGATCCTCGATCAGTTCCCAGCTGTACCGAAGAGCGAGTCGGAGGATGATAGCTTGAGCTCCATTCTTGACCAATTTCCTAAAGTTCCTCTGAGTGTTTGTTTAGTAGATGAGGAGCTCGGCGAATCGCTTATGCTTTCAAAGGGGTGGAGCACATTGATCGAGTCCCTCGAAGCCGAGAGCAAGGCA AATGAATACAGAAAGTCGGAGAAAGGTGAGGCGTGGTGGACCGGTGCCGCTGTTTCACAGGGCGCACAGGTGAAGAGCGAGAAGGCGAGGAAGTTCAAGTGCAACGATGGCGAGGCGTGGTGGAAGTTCTAA
- a CDS encoding uncharacterized protein (antiSMASH:Cluster_10.3), translating to MTTNFNEYIQQSKNNSKNIHNWRFSATRFEEADERWQKFYRECRGIEPQNNDNGRFWFPMTHDAFRPRKCYDDLYSKVWTWTMEGDRQILITGQPGTGKRVAMWYLIYRVIRETDLQPIVYVARQTTYVFYNGKVFFGPTNACASDALPSPKAEPATLLAFLNLDTTSASFLSVGNASTRLIQASSPNPKNHPWTKKDLLHIQLVLPLWTKSELVESFEMGSSYTRFVDTLHESFDEHGNAKEGVDPDFASRFKSALEQARLQADTHLGPLDRTLKLSVLIGAAMAKFGSVARDVFAALLDPLSVDAEVDTAVDKLTLDDLLTASIDVLSLPGISHRIILASAEGEQIDKVMVDPKLRITIKSPNIANRAMGRLQAFEDKEIVQTCVRLLFGSCGRPLAGWVFKDVAPRFLKTSQNDIPLVPMVPTDSKTTSNPTFTTPKDLKVGNTVLPSKLKVEKISFKSSNWKNVPRDIYLFSDVCNTPLMDSILIQTKGRTFILWVLQLAVAEGCHYGSKEGYPLIDEIKQSLLSKPNHTVQTRYVLIKPTYSDYSFGAKAPAFWKMPEGWIQRKGVVFCAYLRLQ from the exons GACGACTAATTTCAATGAATATATTCAGCAGAGCAAAAACAACAGTAAAA ATATACACAATTGGAGATTCAGCGCAACAAGATTCGAAGAAGCTGATGAGCGTTGGCAAAAGTTTTATAGAGAGTGCCGGGGCATTGAACCGCAAAACAATGATAATGGAAGGTTCTGGTTTCCGATGACACACGACGCCTTCCGACCAAGAAAATGTTACGATGATTTATATTCAAAAGTGTGGACGTGGACCATGGAGGGAGATCGTCAAATTCTCATTACTGGTCAGCCTGGTACAG GCAAAAGGGTTGCTATGTGGTACCTCATTTATCGTGTTATTCGTGAGACAGATCTCCAACCAATCGTTTATGTGGCCAGACAGACCACATACGTTTTCTACAATGGAAAGGTATTTTTCGGACCCACAAATGCTTGTGCTTCCGACGCGCTACCCAGTCCCAAGGCCGAACCAGCGACTCTCCTTGCTTTCCTGAATCTCGACACAACGAGCGCCTCTTTCTTGAGTGTCGGCAATGCATCGACCAGGCTCATCCAGGCCTCCTCCCCCAACCCAAAGAACCACCCATGGACCAAAAAGGACCTTCTTCATATACAACTAGTGCTCCCTCTTTGGACAAAAAGCGAACTTGTGGAAAG CTTTGAAATGGGATCGTCGTATACACGGTTTGTGGATACGCTACATGAATCCTTCGATGAACATGGAAACGCGAAAGAAGGCGTCGATCCTGACTTCGCCAGTCGCTTCAAGTCAGCATTGGAGCAGGCACGTCTACAAGCAGACACACATCTCGGTCCTCTCGACCGTACCCTCAAGTTGTCTGTCCTTATCGGTGCCGCCATGGCCAAATTCGGCTCTGTAGCCCGCGACGTCTTCGCAGCCCTCCTCGACCCGCTTAGTGTAGATGCGGAAGTGGACACCGCTGTTGATAAGCTCACCTTGGACGATCTACTCACTGCTTCGATCGACGTACTATCCTTACCTGGAATCTCACATCGAATCATTCTCGCATCTGCCGAGGGTGAACAGATCGATAAGGTCATGGTAGACCCAAAGTTGAGAATCACTATTAAATCGCCTAACATCGCCAATCGGGCAATGGGCCGACTGCAAGCTTTTGAAGACAAAGAAATTGTTCAAACCTGTGTCCGTTTACTTTTCGGCTCGTGTGGACGGCCATTGGCGGGATGGGTGTTTAAAGATGTTGCACCGCGATTCCTCAAAACATCCCAGAATGACATCCCGTTAGTTCCTATGGTCCCTACAGATTCCAAGACTACCTCCAATCCAACGTtcaccacaccaaaagatcTCAAAGTTGGAAACACAGTTTTACCGTCCAAGTTAAAGGTTGAAAAAATCTCCTTCAAATCAAGCAACTGGAAGAACGTTCCTAGAGACATTTATCTTTTCTCCGACGTCTGTAACACGCCGCTGATGGACAGCATTCTTATCCAAACCAAGGGTCGAACTTTTATACTATGGGTTCTTCAACTCGCAGTGGCTGAAGGTTGTCATTACGGTTCCAAGGAAGGATATCCACTCATAGATGAGATCAAGCAATCCCTACTCTCCAAGCCAAATCATACTGTTCAAACCCGCTACGTGCTTATAAAACCAACTTATTCTGATTATTCTTTCGGGGCGAAGGCACCTGCGTTTTGGAAGATGCCTGAAGGTTGGATACAACGCAAAGGCGTCGTATTTTGTGCTTATCTCCGACTCCAGTGA